The proteins below are encoded in one region of Paeniglutamicibacter cryotolerans:
- the mnhG gene encoding monovalent cation/H(+) antiporter subunit G produces MEPTLLDTIIDSVAAVFMIVGALMSLAAGIGMMRFPDLMSRMHAATKPQVFGLFLLLSALALELRSWNVVPVLILAWLLQLLTAPVSAHMVGRAGYRTKHMKKETLLVDELDAVVARAEGQGGDDPVC; encoded by the coding sequence ATGGAGCCGACGCTTTTGGATACGATCATCGACTCGGTCGCCGCCGTGTTCATGATCGTCGGCGCGCTGATGTCACTGGCAGCCGGCATCGGCATGATGCGCTTCCCGGACCTCATGTCCCGGATGCACGCGGCAACGAAGCCGCAGGTGTTCGGGCTGTTCCTGCTTTTGAGTGCGCTGGCGCTGGAGTTGCGCAGCTGGAATGTGGTGCCGGTGCTGATCCTGGCCTGGCTGCTGCAGCTGCTCACGGCGCCCGTCTCCGCGCATATGGTCGGCCGGGCCGGCTACCGTACCAAGCACATGAAAAAGGAGACCCTGCTGGTCGATGAGCTCGACGCGGTGGTGGCCCGGGCCGAGGGGCAGGGCGGGGACGACCCGGTCTGCTGA
- a CDS encoding chorismate-binding protein: protein MDTNRPSVIAIDGRSGAGKSTLALELATLLRVHRPVALFHLEDLYPGWDGLTAGIEAYVTDVLAPLRSGRRARWHPWDWEADAPGAERTTAPAPLVIIEGVGAGASAARTHLDALLWVQVEGTDRKARALARDGEAYAPHWDRWAAQEEAWLATDDVRGAADVTVFNRADGAAPPDALAALLALPQLAGLLRPEAEAAAGQRIHSRRIDCTHPDPVPGLVEALYAGSEHLVVLDSSNHPAPGTADPFRNGHSMLADASGRGSTVFEHGAGRSTISRGCATASVPGAFFDWLDRTWGGTTEASDPDTGSGFDLGWMGWLGYELKRETGGSDVPAAAIPGADAALISPARGVLVDHSRGCVWALSRGTAGSAAWFARVTDAVAALRTSPATRPAFVPPGPVFDSADPRDRYLAKVVSAQQAIHAGDSYEVCLTTRLGATVPRAALDPWLLYRRMRTSSPAPFAHFIRFGSTVVASTSPERFVSLDDRGWMRAEPIKGTRPRGADPVADAALAAELAASPKDRAENIMIVDLLRNDLVRSSDPATLSVPRLCAIETYATVHQMVSTIVARLRPGASRAEAIALAFPPGSMTGAPKISTMSILDRLEDGRARGIYAGAVGYFSHTGAADLAVVIRTLVLRDDGAGNWDLGLSVGGAITADSDPAEEWDEVRTKARGVLDALGSVFPD from the coding sequence GTGGACACTAACCGACCCTCGGTCATCGCCATCGATGGCCGCTCCGGGGCGGGCAAGAGCACGCTGGCCCTCGAACTTGCCACGCTGTTGCGCGTCCACCGTCCTGTTGCACTCTTCCACCTCGAGGACCTGTACCCGGGCTGGGACGGCCTGACGGCTGGCATCGAGGCCTACGTCACCGATGTGCTGGCACCGCTGCGCTCCGGACGCCGGGCACGGTGGCACCCCTGGGACTGGGAGGCCGACGCCCCCGGCGCCGAACGCACCACGGCACCGGCACCCCTGGTCATCATCGAGGGCGTGGGAGCCGGTGCCTCCGCGGCCCGGACGCATCTGGACGCGCTGCTCTGGGTCCAGGTCGAGGGCACCGACCGCAAGGCCCGCGCGCTGGCCCGCGACGGGGAGGCCTATGCCCCGCATTGGGACCGGTGGGCCGCCCAGGAAGAGGCGTGGCTTGCGACGGACGACGTGCGGGGGGCCGCCGACGTCACCGTCTTCAACCGGGCCGACGGCGCAGCCCCGCCCGACGCGCTGGCGGCACTGCTGGCGCTTCCGCAACTGGCCGGACTGCTGCGCCCCGAGGCCGAAGCGGCGGCGGGACAGCGCATCCACTCGCGAAGGATCGACTGCACCCACCCGGACCCCGTCCCCGGTCTCGTCGAGGCTCTGTATGCCGGCTCCGAACACCTGGTGGTGCTCGATTCGTCGAACCACCCGGCGCCCGGCACCGCAGACCCCTTCCGCAACGGGCACTCCATGCTGGCCGATGCCTCGGGCCGCGGCAGCACGGTGTTCGAGCACGGCGCCGGCCGCTCGACGATCAGCCGCGGATGCGCCACCGCCAGCGTGCCCGGGGCGTTCTTCGACTGGCTCGACCGCACTTGGGGCGGAACCACGGAAGCTTCGGACCCCGACACCGGAAGCGGATTCGACCTGGGCTGGATGGGCTGGCTCGGCTATGAGCTCAAACGCGAAACCGGTGGCTCCGATGTTCCGGCGGCTGCCATCCCCGGCGCCGACGCCGCGCTGATCAGCCCCGCGCGCGGCGTGCTGGTGGACCATTCGCGCGGCTGCGTGTGGGCGCTCTCCCGCGGTACCGCGGGCTCCGCGGCGTGGTTCGCCCGGGTCACCGATGCCGTCGCGGCGCTCCGCACATCCCCCGCCACCCGGCCCGCGTTCGTGCCTCCGGGCCCGGTCTTCGACTCCGCCGACCCCCGCGACCGGTACCTGGCCAAGGTGGTTTCCGCCCAGCAGGCGATCCACGCCGGCGACAGCTACGAGGTCTGCCTGACTACCCGGCTCGGCGCCACGGTTCCCCGCGCGGCGCTGGACCCCTGGCTGCTCTACCGCCGGATGCGCACCTCGAGCCCGGCCCCGTTCGCCCATTTCATCCGCTTCGGATCCACCGTGGTGGCCAGCACCTCCCCCGAACGCTTCGTGTCGCTGGATGACCGGGGCTGGATGCGGGCCGAACCGATCAAGGGCACCCGCCCGCGCGGGGCGGACCCGGTCGCCGATGCCGCGCTGGCTGCCGAGCTTGCCGCCTCGCCCAAGGACCGCGCCGAGAACATCATGATCGTCGACCTGCTGCGCAACGACCTGGTCCGTTCGTCGGATCCGGCAACGCTGTCGGTTCCGCGGCTCTGCGCCATCGAAACCTATGCCACCGTGCACCAGATGGTTTCCACCATCGTCGCGCGGCTGCGCCCCGGCGCCTCGCGGGCCGAGGCCATCGCGCTGGCCTTCCCCCCTGGTTCGATGACGGGTGCCCCGAAGATCTCCACCATGTCCATCCTCGATCGGCTGGAGGACGGGCGTGCGCGCGGCATCTACGCGGGAGCCGTCGGATACTTCTCGCACACCGGTGCTGCGGACCTGGCCGTGGTGATCAGAACGCTGGTGCTGCGCGACGACGGGGCCGGGAACTGGGACCTGGGCCTGAGCGTCGGCGGGGCGATCACCGCCGATTCGGACCCGGCCGAGGAATGGGACGAGGTGCGGACCAAGGCCCGCGGCGTGCTTGACGCGCTGGGATCGGTCTTCCCGGACTGA
- a CDS encoding ATP-binding cassette domain-containing protein, with protein MSEDTELLTTAAGQRPVRARGVAVRAAGWGWKHAGRDLPAISGLDLDIPPGQRVLLAGASGAGKSTLLHALAGVLHADEETEAHGELLLDEVPAHMVHGRAGLMQQDPETQVIQARIGDDVAFGAENLAVDPAEIRIRVKAALEAVGLRLSLDHPTAALSGGQKQRLALAGILAMGPGLVLLDEPTANLDPEGVLEVRDAVIAAVAASGATLLIVEHRLDAWAPHMDRVIVLRPGGGIAIDGTPDELFGPGPQREELIADGIWVPGHMPATARTRGIRAGTSTRALLETTDLAVARTAKGQVLQRDIGLQLSGGQALCVTGPNGAGKSTLALTLAGLLPEREGSVAALDSLRGSGSSLSHRPYSWRASHLVSRIGTVFQEPEHQFVANSVREELAFGPRMARTPDGRSALFTEEQIHERVGTLLERLRLEHLAAVNPFTLSGGEKRRLSVATVLAAGPAVLILDEPTFGQDANTWAELAGLLNEHLDTGGSVLAVTHDEHFAAALGAERLELSEGMPSKNLTGTGGLLEPEASSSGSFLGRANPLAKLAAVILATAPLVASLDWVSGAVVVLASLFLLPLSGLSPVRFMFRAWPLLVAGMLAAWGTALVGNDSGALLLNLGIFTITEGSVSAGVATGLRAFAVAIPSVLVFSSTDPTDLANALAQKARLPHRFVLGALAGMRLLGLLTEEWRTLGMARRARGVGAHGTVAQRLRANLWQGLGLLVQAIRRAARLAVTMEAKGFGTSTRTWSKTSRFAPKDAGVLMGGLAIGAAATAAAMGFGTWNLVWG; from the coding sequence GTGTCCGAGGACACTGAGCTGCTGACGACTGCCGCCGGGCAGCGTCCCGTGCGGGCCAGGGGAGTGGCCGTACGTGCCGCCGGCTGGGGTTGGAAGCATGCCGGCCGTGACCTGCCCGCGATTTCCGGGCTCGACCTGGACATCCCTCCCGGTCAGCGGGTACTGCTGGCCGGAGCCTCCGGGGCCGGGAAATCCACGCTGCTCCATGCGCTGGCCGGCGTGTTGCACGCGGACGAGGAGACCGAAGCCCACGGCGAGCTGCTGCTGGATGAGGTTCCCGCCCACATGGTGCACGGGCGTGCCGGGCTGATGCAACAAGACCCGGAGACCCAGGTCATCCAGGCCCGCATCGGAGACGATGTGGCCTTCGGAGCGGAGAACCTCGCGGTTGATCCGGCCGAGATCAGGATTCGCGTCAAAGCGGCCCTTGAGGCAGTGGGCCTGCGGTTGTCGCTGGACCACCCCACCGCCGCACTCTCGGGTGGGCAGAAGCAGCGGCTGGCACTGGCCGGGATCCTGGCCATGGGACCGGGTCTGGTGCTCTTGGATGAGCCGACAGCCAACCTGGACCCCGAAGGCGTATTGGAGGTCCGCGACGCAGTCATCGCGGCGGTCGCGGCAAGCGGTGCAACCCTGCTGATCGTCGAACATCGGTTGGATGCCTGGGCTCCCCATATGGATCGGGTTATCGTGCTTCGGCCCGGGGGAGGCATCGCCATCGACGGCACCCCCGACGAGCTCTTCGGCCCCGGACCTCAGCGCGAGGAACTGATTGCCGACGGCATCTGGGTTCCCGGTCATATGCCGGCCACGGCGCGAACCCGGGGGATCCGGGCCGGCACCTCGACCCGCGCCCTGCTGGAAACCACAGACCTGGCGGTGGCGCGCACGGCCAAGGGACAGGTCCTGCAACGCGATATCGGCCTGCAACTCTCGGGCGGGCAGGCGCTGTGCGTGACCGGCCCCAATGGTGCGGGCAAATCGACGCTGGCCCTCACACTGGCCGGTCTGCTGCCCGAGCGCGAGGGAAGCGTAGCAGCCCTCGATTCTCTGCGCGGTTCCGGTTCATCATTGAGCCACCGCCCATACTCATGGCGGGCTTCCCACCTGGTGAGCCGCATCGGTACCGTCTTCCAGGAACCGGAACACCAATTCGTCGCCAACTCGGTGCGTGAAGAGCTCGCGTTCGGTCCGCGCATGGCCCGTACCCCCGATGGGCGGTCTGCATTATTCACCGAGGAGCAGATTCATGAGCGGGTCGGGACGCTGCTGGAACGGTTGCGGCTCGAACACTTGGCAGCGGTCAATCCGTTTACGCTCTCCGGAGGTGAAAAGCGTCGGCTCTCGGTGGCCACTGTATTGGCGGCCGGACCGGCAGTGCTGATCCTCGATGAACCGACCTTCGGGCAGGATGCAAACACCTGGGCCGAACTCGCTGGATTGCTCAACGAGCATCTTGATACCGGCGGTTCCGTTCTGGCGGTGACGCATGACGAGCACTTTGCCGCTGCCCTGGGCGCCGAACGCCTTGAACTCTCCGAGGGGATGCCGTCGAAGAACCTTACCGGAACCGGCGGATTGCTGGAGCCAGAAGCCTCGAGCAGTGGCAGTTTCCTGGGTAGGGCCAACCCGTTGGCCAAACTAGCCGCGGTTATCCTGGCCACCGCTCCGTTGGTGGCCAGCCTGGACTGGGTCTCCGGGGCCGTCGTCGTGCTGGCGAGCCTGTTCCTGCTGCCATTGAGCGGACTGTCGCCAGTGCGTTTCATGTTCAGGGCATGGCCGCTCTTGGTGGCGGGAATGCTGGCGGCCTGGGGAACTGCCCTGGTGGGCAACGACTCCGGTGCCCTGCTGTTGAACCTCGGGATTTTTACCATCACCGAGGGCTCGGTTTCGGCTGGCGTGGCAACCGGACTGCGGGCTTTTGCCGTGGCGATCCCGTCGGTCTTGGTTTTCTCGAGTACCGATCCCACAGACCTGGCCAATGCCTTGGCGCAGAAGGCCCGGCTTCCACATCGATTCGTGCTCGGTGCTTTGGCCGGAATGCGTTTGTTGGGGCTGCTGACCGAAGAATGGCGGACCCTCGGCATGGCCCGACGGGCTCGTGGCGTCGGAGCGCATGGCACGGTGGCCCAGAGGTTGCGAGCCAATCTCTGGCAGGGCCTGGGGCTTCTTGTCCAGGCCATTCGTCGTGCTGCCAGATTGGCCGTCACGATGGAAGCCAAGGGATTTGGAACCTCCACACGCACATGGTCCAAAACGTCGCGTTTTGCTCCCAAGGATGCCGGGGTTCTGATGGGCGGACTGGCTATCGGTGCTGCTGCAACCGCTGCGGCGATGGGGTTTGGAACCTGGAATCTAGTCTGGGGTTAG
- a CDS encoding DUF4235 domain-containing protein, translating into MQAIMKIAGPLISIAAGFVGGKIVDKLWLGFTGQEPPKHGNKEALAEASLRQALSFALLSAITAAVIQVLTDRGTQKALARFAKD; encoded by the coding sequence ATGCAAGCCATCATGAAGATCGCCGGACCACTGATTTCCATTGCGGCCGGATTCGTCGGCGGCAAGATCGTGGACAAGCTCTGGCTCGGGTTCACCGGCCAGGAACCGCCCAAGCACGGGAACAAGGAAGCGCTGGCCGAGGCATCGCTGCGTCAGGCGCTGAGCTTCGCCCTGCTTTCGGCCATCACAGCCGCTGTGATCCAGGTGCTCACAGATCGTGGAACGCAAAAGGCGCTCGCCCGCTTCGCCAAGGACTGA
- a CDS encoding monovalent cation/H+ antiporter complex subunit F: MMTIVLWITGSILVAAAALAIVRIARGPSILERVLATDVLLVIIAAGLTIEMAVNKHTDNLIFVVLCCMIGFIGSVTVARYVTDRRNA; encoded by the coding sequence ATGATGACGATCGTGCTGTGGATTACCGGAAGCATCCTGGTCGCGGCCGCCGCGCTGGCCATCGTGCGCATCGCCCGCGGTCCATCGATCCTGGAACGGGTACTGGCCACCGACGTGCTGCTGGTGATCATTGCCGCCGGGCTGACCATCGAGATGGCGGTGAACAAACACACGGACAACCTGATCTTCGTCGTGTTGTGCTGCATGATCGGCTTCATCGGTTCGGTCACCGTCGCGCGCTACGTCACCGATCGGAGGAACGCCTGA
- a CDS encoding HNH endonuclease, whose translation MFEARNTTDSNPTDPPAPAPGTHLPATALLGHITTLTHTARTLIPVLQHTTATETDLVDIITGIEETKAALAALETHATLALDTATRATQARHGATPETLGRGVGTQIALARHEAPTEGLRHLRCSRILIEDLPLTLAHLTRGGFTEDQALTLAHEVRHLNPDLRTEIDTRLHAHPEDFTGQGAKALSNCVRTLAQELDPRDLLAQAETARQKRYVTLYPAPHAMMHLTGMLPVDQGLLIQAVLNDLTDSTLATGQGAGRNREQIRTDEFFELLTGTHTRAPAVEIGLIITDRSLFEGDTEPAYLQGYGSVPSPWARDLIRGDDHDAKAIRWIRRLYTAPGTGDLLNMDSTRRTYPRGLAKFIRVRDQICATPGCNHPIGHYDHIHQAALGGKTTAANGAGRCAWCNQTKETLGFTERVIPGIRHGFEITTPAGKTYRSIAPPLPGTHTRN comes from the coding sequence ATGTTTGAAGCGCGGAACACCACCGACTCGAACCCGACGGACCCGCCAGCACCAGCCCCCGGGACACACCTCCCCGCCACCGCCCTGCTCGGCCACATCACCACGCTCACCCATACGGCCCGCACCCTGATCCCCGTCCTGCAACACACCACCGCCACCGAGACCGACCTCGTGGACATCATCACCGGCATCGAAGAAACCAAGGCAGCCCTCGCCGCCCTGGAAACCCACGCCACCCTCGCCCTGGACACCGCCACCCGCGCCACCCAAGCCCGACACGGCGCCACACCCGAAACCCTGGGCCGCGGCGTCGGCACCCAAATCGCCCTCGCCCGCCACGAAGCCCCCACCGAAGGCCTACGCCACCTACGCTGCTCCCGCATCCTCATCGAAGACCTCCCCCTGACCCTGGCCCACCTCACCCGCGGAGGCTTCACCGAAGACCAGGCCCTGACCCTCGCCCACGAGGTCCGCCACCTGAACCCCGACCTGCGCACCGAAATCGACACCCGCCTCCACGCCCACCCCGAGGACTTCACCGGACAGGGAGCCAAGGCCCTGTCCAACTGCGTGCGCACCCTTGCCCAGGAACTGGACCCCCGCGACCTGCTAGCCCAGGCCGAAACCGCGCGCCAAAAACGCTACGTCACCCTCTACCCCGCACCCCACGCCATGATGCACCTCACCGGCATGCTCCCGGTGGACCAAGGCCTCCTCATCCAGGCCGTCCTGAACGACCTCACCGACTCCACCCTGGCCACCGGCCAAGGCGCCGGGCGCAACCGCGAACAGATCCGCACCGACGAATTCTTCGAACTACTCACCGGCACCCACACCCGCGCACCGGCAGTAGAAATCGGACTGATCATCACCGACCGCTCCCTCTTCGAAGGAGACACCGAACCGGCCTACCTCCAAGGCTACGGGTCTGTCCCCTCCCCCTGGGCCCGGGACCTGATCCGCGGCGATGACCACGACGCCAAAGCCATCCGCTGGATCCGCCGCCTCTACACCGCACCGGGCACCGGAGACCTCCTGAACATGGACTCCACCCGCCGCACATACCCCCGCGGACTCGCCAAATTCATCAGAGTCCGCGACCAGATCTGCGCCACCCCCGGATGCAACCACCCCATCGGCCACTACGACCACATCCACCAAGCAGCCCTCGGCGGCAAGACCACCGCCGCCAACGGCGCCGGCCGCTGCGCCTGGTGCAACCAGACCAAGGAAACCCTCGGCTTCACCGAACGCGTGATCCCCGGCATCCGCCATGGCTTCGAGATCACCACCCCGGCCGGGAAGACCTACCGCTCCATCGCCCCGCCCCTGCCCGGCACCCACACCCGCAACTGA
- a CDS encoding ECF transporter S component has protein sequence MTSLQIAPTRSTWRVVDIVVAAVLAVASGVVFFAWNTVHHSLDFLFVAFPPASALLGGMWLFPAVLGALIIRKPGAALFCETVAAVVSSFMGSEYGWTVLASGLIQGLGAELVFAIFLYKSWGLPTALLAGAVTGLFGGINDAFIFAWFAEYTQSMKLFYVAAMTLSGLVIGGLLSWLATRALARTGALSSLASRKAAQETVLGTVRK, from the coding sequence ATGACCAGTCTTCAAATCGCACCGACGCGCAGTACCTGGCGCGTCGTCGACATCGTTGTTGCGGCCGTCCTGGCTGTCGCCTCGGGCGTCGTCTTCTTCGCCTGGAACACCGTCCACCACTCGTTGGACTTCCTCTTCGTGGCCTTCCCTCCCGCCTCGGCGCTGCTGGGCGGAATGTGGCTTTTCCCTGCAGTCCTCGGTGCCCTGATCATCAGAAAGCCGGGTGCGGCACTGTTCTGTGAAACGGTGGCGGCCGTGGTCTCCTCGTTCATGGGCTCCGAATATGGATGGACGGTTCTCGCCTCCGGACTCATTCAGGGCCTGGGCGCTGAATTGGTGTTCGCGATCTTCCTGTACAAGTCCTGGGGCCTCCCCACGGCACTGCTGGCCGGAGCCGTCACCGGCCTGTTCGGAGGCATCAACGACGCCTTCATCTTTGCTTGGTTCGCGGAATACACACAGTCCATGAAGCTGTTCTACGTCGCGGCCATGACCCTTTCCGGGCTGGTCATCGGCGGGCTCCTGTCTTGGCTGGCTACGCGCGCACTGGCCCGTACCGGGGCCCTGTCTTCCTTGGCCAGCCGCAAGGCCGCACAGGAAACGGTGCTGGGCACCGTGCGGAAGTAG
- a CDS encoding aminodeoxychorismate lyase, which translates to MTVLVFLDPQFPAGRLADATVPQLSVLDQGVTRGDGIFESALYKGAVVRKLEAHLARLAVSADTCDLTLPETAAWRAAIATAVSAYDAAAPSEEAVVKLVATRGAEGAQAGTCWVTVSPGPALGRAQREAGLSVLLLDRGYDSAVAERAPWLLMGAKTLSYAVNMAALRHAHANGADDVIFISSDDIVLEGPTSTVLLAIREGETKRLLTPTLETGILPGTTQGAIFAAAKAAGWELGYGPLAPIDLMDADSVWLVSSIRLLAPINSIDGTPIARDPELHAELTAMVDAIA; encoded by the coding sequence ATGACTGTTTTGGTGTTCCTTGATCCGCAATTTCCCGCCGGCCGGCTGGCCGACGCCACGGTGCCGCAGCTTTCGGTGCTCGACCAGGGGGTGACCCGCGGTGACGGGATCTTCGAGTCGGCGCTCTATAAGGGTGCCGTGGTGCGCAAGCTCGAGGCGCATCTGGCCCGCCTGGCCGTTTCCGCTGACACCTGCGACCTGACCCTGCCGGAGACGGCTGCTTGGCGCGCCGCCATCGCCACGGCGGTCTCCGCCTACGATGCCGCAGCCCCGTCCGAGGAGGCCGTGGTGAAGCTGGTGGCCACCCGCGGCGCGGAGGGCGCCCAGGCTGGCACCTGCTGGGTCACCGTCTCCCCGGGCCCTGCCCTGGGCCGGGCCCAGCGCGAGGCCGGCTTGTCGGTGCTGTTGTTGGACCGCGGCTATGACTCCGCGGTGGCGGAACGCGCACCGTGGCTGCTCATGGGTGCCAAGACGCTCTCCTACGCGGTGAACATGGCGGCCCTGCGCCACGCACACGCCAACGGCGCCGACGATGTCATCTTCATTTCCTCCGACGACATCGTCTTGGAGGGCCCGACCTCCACCGTGCTGCTGGCGATCCGCGAGGGCGAGACCAAGCGCCTGCTGACCCCGACGTTGGAAACCGGAATCCTGCCCGGAACAACGCAGGGCGCGATCTTCGCCGCCGCCAAGGCAGCCGGTTGGGAACTGGGATACGGCCCGCTGGCCCCCATCGATCTGATGGATGCCGACTCGGTGTGGCTGGTATCCAGCATCCGCCTCCTGGCGCCGATCAATTCCATCGATGGAACCCCGATAGCCCGTGACCCCGAGCTGCACGCGGAACTGACGGCCATGGTCGACGCGATCGCCTGA
- the cls gene encoding cardiolipin synthase produces MQGGWLSFSALVWVLSVSADVVIRVTMIGIVPGNRRPTTAMAWLLSIFILPVFGLLLFLMFGNFKLSNRRIKRQKEINARVLEATRHLEADDIVLDAPDWVRSAAELNRNLGALPLQGGNAVEFITDYAQSLERMTLEVHRARRYVHVQFYIVGQDPDYAGPFLDALEAAALRGVKVRFLLDHLGTLRVRGYRALVRRLNASGIQWRWMLPLSPFRRQWRRPDLRNHRKIVVVDGETAFTGSQNLIEPSYKRRSAKRVGREWVELTAQIRGPLVTSLDVVFATDWSQETDEDLLADLAHIEEAELEPPDAGEEIGQVVPSGPGFEAENNLRLFNTLIYSATERLSLTSPYFVPDDSLLYALTTAAQRGVDVELFVSEQGDQFVVQRAQQSYYLALLRAGVRIYQYPAPMVLHSKCFTVDDEVAVFGSSNMDMRSFSLNMEITVMLLGPEITGELSRVHDAYRAVSSELLLGQWTRRPRFARWIDNVCRLTSTLQ; encoded by the coding sequence ATGCAGGGCGGCTGGCTGTCTTTCAGTGCCCTGGTCTGGGTGCTGAGCGTGAGCGCAGACGTCGTCATCAGGGTCACGATGATCGGCATCGTTCCCGGCAACAGGCGTCCTACCACGGCGATGGCCTGGCTTTTGTCCATCTTCATCCTGCCGGTGTTCGGGCTGCTGCTCTTTTTGATGTTCGGCAACTTCAAGCTCTCGAACCGGCGGATCAAGCGGCAGAAGGAAATCAACGCGCGGGTCTTGGAAGCCACCCGGCATCTGGAGGCCGATGACATCGTCTTAGACGCCCCCGACTGGGTGCGCTCGGCCGCCGAACTGAACCGGAACCTGGGGGCGCTGCCGCTGCAGGGAGGCAACGCGGTGGAATTCATCACCGACTACGCGCAATCGTTGGAGCGGATGACCCTCGAGGTGCATCGGGCGCGGCGCTACGTGCACGTGCAGTTCTACATCGTGGGACAGGATCCCGATTATGCCGGACCGTTCCTCGACGCGCTGGAGGCCGCTGCGCTGCGCGGGGTGAAGGTGCGCTTCCTGCTGGACCACCTAGGCACGCTGCGGGTCCGGGGCTACCGCGCGCTGGTGCGGCGGCTGAACGCGTCGGGGATCCAGTGGCGCTGGATGCTGCCGCTCTCCCCGTTCCGCCGGCAGTGGCGCCGGCCGGATCTGCGCAACCACCGCAAGATCGTCGTGGTTGACGGGGAGACGGCGTTCACCGGCAGCCAGAACCTGATTGAGCCGAGCTACAAGCGGCGTTCGGCCAAGCGGGTGGGCCGCGAATGGGTGGAGCTGACGGCGCAGATTCGCGGTCCGCTGGTCACCAGCCTGGACGTCGTCTTCGCCACCGACTGGTCGCAGGAGACCGACGAGGACCTGCTGGCAGACCTCGCCCACATCGAGGAAGCCGAGCTCGAGCCGCCTGATGCCGGTGAGGAGATCGGTCAGGTGGTGCCCAGCGGGCCCGGGTTTGAGGCGGAGAACAACCTGCGCCTGTTCAACACGTTGATTTATTCGGCGACGGAGCGGCTCTCGCTCACCTCACCGTATTTCGTGCCCGACGATTCGCTGCTCTATGCGCTGACCACGGCGGCGCAGCGCGGGGTCGACGTGGAACTGTTTGTCTCGGAGCAAGGGGACCAGTTTGTGGTCCAGCGCGCCCAGCAGTCCTATTACCTGGCACTGCTGCGTGCCGGGGTGCGGATCTACCAATATCCGGCGCCGATGGTGCTGCATTCGAAGTGCTTCACGGTCGATGACGAGGTGGCTGTATTCGGCTCGTCGAACATGGACATGCGCTCGTTCTCGCTGAACATGGAGATCACTGTGATGCTGCTCGGGCCAGAAATAACCGGTGAGCTCTCGCGCGTGCACGACGCTTACCGGGCCGTGTCCAGCGAGCTCCTGCTCGGGCAATGGACGCGGCGCCCGCGCTTCGCGCGCTGGATCGACAACGTCTGCAGGTTGACCTCGACGCTGCAGTAG
- a CDS encoding low molecular weight protein-tyrosine-phosphatase, which yields MTTVCTGNICRSPMAEYMLRTALVDAGIEGVLVDSAGTTDWEVGRPIDPRAGALLRSHGINADGHLARQFEPVWFRGTDLVLALDHEHYLDLLKLQPESTTPGTVRMLRSFDPAVAGAAPAMQGIYDPWYGDEADFRASWQMISAAIPGVLNFVRSELLHSRGH from the coding sequence ATGACTACAGTTTGCACGGGGAACATCTGCCGCTCACCCATGGCCGAATACATGCTCCGGACCGCACTTGTCGATGCGGGCATCGAGGGCGTGCTGGTCGACTCGGCCGGCACCACCGACTGGGAGGTCGGCCGCCCGATCGACCCGCGGGCCGGCGCCCTGTTGCGCTCCCACGGCATCAATGCCGACGGACACCTGGCCCGCCAGTTCGAACCCGTTTGGTTCCGCGGCACCGACCTGGTGCTGGCCCTTGACCACGAGCACTACCTGGACCTGCTGAAGCTGCAACCCGAATCCACCACCCCGGGAACGGTGCGCATGCTGCGCTCCTTCGACCCCGCCGTCGCCGGAGCAGCCCCGGCCATGCAGGGGATCTACGACCCCTGGTACGGCGACGAGGCCGACTTCCGTGCCAGCTGGCAGATGATTTCCGCGGCGATCCCCGGCGTCCTGAACTTCGTGCGTTCCGAGCTGCTGCACTCGCGTGGACACTAA